A part of Capsicum annuum cultivar UCD-10X-F1 chromosome 6, UCD10Xv1.1, whole genome shotgun sequence genomic DNA contains:
- the LOC107873423 gene encoding uncharacterized protein LOC107873423, translating to MSDQGDKTCPLCAEDMDLTDQQLKPCKCGYEICVWCWHHIMDMAEKENTEGRCPACRTPYNKEKIVGMAAKCDKVVAEMSTEKRLSSRKGKSKAADSRKQLSSVRVIQRNLVYIVGLPLSLADEDLLQRKEYFSQYGKVMKVSISRTAAGTIQHFANDTCSVYITYSKEEEAIMCIQSVHGFVLDGRPLRACFGTTKYCHAWLRNVPCTNPDCLYLHEIGSQEDSFTKDEIITAYTRRSRVQQIAGAINSMQQRSGSVLPPPAEEYYSNNSASTDKPISKNAATNSAQSVKGSVSPPNSSSGRSAALPAGALWGTRASNQHPPGRVPCSNGPLNKKPQMCNRTVFSTAVESTSQVPLLPPQAGKEVVHTEESGSTQEKGKIETLEPVKTHAGADRQTHTSEDLAIPVPRASSSMNNQLHSTPSLSLNNKDKHMIPTSSTNAVNISVMSNGPGFTKDSNDVTEVKIQSVCRDMSSLSIGRHQKSHCIFIDQNKGPLPSELTGEYATSAHEISISREKSDLKLDMQSNQVATPEMEDDLLIFNEQRHRDPEVTIEKVYSPNLSISLHSPAQPGGHSPQLTNGGGPICANMQLDRTTDSVSQPSHVESLTNEYLENVSNCGADSQTINSSYYRLPDEGKRIHVENFQDEAPSKKSSTDFDIGESSIISNMLSLDFDPWNESLTSPQNLAKLLGETDEKQGSLRVSSSRKLTSNQSRFSFAREEPTNPSADYQPLNYIEQRFNHYHNVHDIPNSRNYQLDNIGARDDFSVANNDGTVGFGNIFSHLSSNKLSVSRPQMSAPPGFSAPNRSPPPGFTEHYERMEQNFDSLRGSHLCDTFSLHNLHEAPQVGNASNGDFEFMDPAILAVGKGLPNGLDLSSLDIFSRCPPLSNTSENEGRLQLLMQKSLTPHQNQSFADMGDMFSPFGDAYGISSRVLAQTLANNQPPFDGISSRVLEHTLANHQSPFSQLTLPQSRSSVAMSNGHWDSWNGVQSGNSLGVAELLRTENLGYNKFLTGYEESKIHMPNSGNLYNRTFGM from the exons ATGAGTGACCAGGGGGATAAGACATGTCCTCTCTGTGCTGAGGATATGGATTTGACAGATCAGCAGTTGAAGCCATGCAAGTGTGGCTATGAg ATATGTGTCTGGTGCTGGCATCACATTATGGATATGGCTGAGAAGGAGAATACAGAAGGGAGGTGTCCAGCATGTCGCACTCCTTATAACAAGGAAAAGATTGTTGGCATGGCAGCAAAATGTGATAA GGTAGTGGCTGAGATGAGCACTGAGAAAAGGTTGTCTTCTCGCAAGGGAAAAAGCAAAGCAGCAGATTCTAGGAAGCAACTTAGCAGTGTTCGTGTCATTCAAAGAAATCTTGTTTACATTGTGGGGTTGCCTCTCAGTCTAGCTGATGAAGAT CTTCTACAGAGGAAAGAGTATTTTTCTCAGTATGGGAAGGTCATGAAGGTGTCTATATCTCGTACAGCTGCTGGCACTATTCAACATTTTGCAAATGATACATGTAGTGT ATATATTACCTATTCAAAGGAGGAGGAAGCAATTATGTGTATTCAATCTGTACATGGGTTTGTTTTGGATGGTAGACCTCTAAG AGCTTGCTTCGGAACCACAAAATACTGTCATGCTTGGTTGAGAAATGTG CCCTGTACCAATCCTGATTGCTTATACTTGCATGAGATTGGGTCGCAAGAGGATAGCTTTACTAAAGACGAAATCATAACAGCTTACACAAG AAGGAGTAGAGTTCAACAAATTGCTGGTGCGATTAATAGCATGCAACAGCGATCAGGGAGTGTGTTACCACCGCCAGCAGAGGAGTACTACAGTAACAACTCTGCCTCTACAGACAAACCTATTAGCAAAAATGCTGCAACT AATTCCGCACAGAGTGTTAAAGGCTCCGTCTCCCCACCAAATAGTAGCTCTGGTAGATCTGCAGCTCTCCCTGCTGGAGCTTTATG GGGGACACGTGCATCAAATCAACACCCACCTGGCAGGGTACCATGTTCCAATGGACCTCTTAATAAGAAACCTCAGATGTGTAACCGAACTGTATTTTCTACAGCTGTTGAAAGCACAAGTCAGGTTCCATTATTGCCGCCCCAGGCAGGAAAGGAAGTAGTTCATACTGAAGAAAGTGGTTCTACTCAAGAGAAAGGGAAAATAGAGACTTTAGAACCTGTTAAGACGCATGCAGGAGCAGATCGTCAAACCCATACTTCTGAAGATCTCGCTATTCCGGTACCTCGTGCTTCGTCATCTATGAACAATCAGCTACATAGTACTCCGTCTCTGTCTTTGAACAACAAAGATAAGCATATGATACCAACCAGTAGTACAAATGCCGTCAATATTTCTGTGATGTCTAATGGACCTGGTTTTACCAAAGATTCCAATGATGTCACAGAGGTTAAGATCCAGAGTGTATGCCGTGATATGTCATCATTGAGCATTGGTAGACATCAAAAATCACATTGCATCTTCATTGATCAAAATAAGGGGCCCTTGCCATCTGAATTGACAGGGGAATATGCGACTTCTGCTCATGAGATTTCTATCTCAAGAGAGAAGTCTGACTTGAAACTGGATATGCAGAGCAATCAAGTTGCTACTCCTGAAATGGAGGATGATTTGCTAATTTTTAATGAGCAGAGACATAGGGATCCCGAAGTAACTATCGAAAAAGTCTATTCACCGAATCTTTCCATTTCTTTACACTCCCCAGCTCAGCCTGGTGGGCATTCTCCTCAGCTGACTAATGGTGGTGGACCTATTTGCGCCAATATGCAGTTAGACAGGACAACTGATTCAGTATCACAGCCTTCTCATGTTGAATCATTGACTAATGAATACCTGGAGAATGTATCGAATTGTGGGGCTGATTCGCAAACTATCAATAGTAGTTATTATAGGTTGCCTGACGAGGGTAAGAGGATTCATGTGGAAAACTTTCAAGATGAAGCTCCTAGTAAGAAAAGTAGTACTGATTTTGATATTGGAGAGAGCAGTATAATATCTAATATGTTGTCCCTGGATTTTGATCCTTGGAATGAGTCATTAACTTCTCCTCAGAACCTTGCCAAGTTGTTGGGAGAAACTGATGAGAAACAAGGGTCTCTTAGAGTGTCAAGCTCAAGAAAATTAACCAGTAACCAATCGAGATTCTCTTTTGCAAGAGAAGAACCAACCAATCCATCAGCTGATTATCAACCACTAAATTACATTGAGCAAAGATTTAATCATtatcataatgttcatgatatTCCTAATAGCAGAAATTATCAACTTGATAATATTGGTGCTCGTGATGATTTCTCCGTAGCTAATAATGATGGAACAGTTGGTTTTGGCAACATCTTTTCTCATCTATCTTCTaataagctatcag TGTCCAGACCTCAGATGTCAGCACCTCCGGGGTTCTCAGCGCCAAACAGATCACCCCCTCCGGGCTTTACAGAACATTATGAGCGAATGGAGCAGAATTTTGATTCTCTTCGTG GGAGTCACTTGTGTGATACTTTCTCGTTGCACAATCTGCATGAGGCTCCACAAGTTGGAAATGCGAGTAATGGAGACTTTGAGTTTATGGATCCTGCTATTCTGGCAGTTGGTAAAGGGCTTCCCAATGGCCTTGATCTCTCAAGCTTGGACATATTTTCAAGGTGTCCACCATTATCAAATACTTCCGAAAATGAGGGAAGGCTTCAGTTACTGATGCAAAAATCTCTAACACCGCATCAGAACCAGAGTTTTGCAGATATGGGGGACATGTTTTCTCCATTCGGTGATGCTTATGGAATTTCTTCCAGGGTTTTGGCGCAAACTCTGGCCAACAATCAACCCCCTTTTGATGGAATTTCTTCCAGGGTTCTGGAGCATACTCTGGCTAACCATCAATCTCCATTTTCACAGCTCACTCTTCCCCAGAGTAGGAGCTCTGTTGCCATGTCAAATGGCCACTGGGACA